The following coding sequences lie in one Rothia sp. SD9660Na genomic window:
- a CDS encoding methionine ABC transporter permease → MVSLTMLVAGALGMIFGLLLYTTRQGNILANRFVNILLNVVVNVVRPIPFIILLAALGPLTQMVVGTRLGVNAAIFAMVFGATFAIARIVEQNMVSIDPGVIEAARAMGASKMRILFTVMIPEALGPLILGYTFLVIGVVDMSAMAGYIGGGGLGKVALVDGYQRFNEVITWSVVAVIIILVQLIQLVGNMLARKVMRR, encoded by the coding sequence ATGGTCTCACTGACCATGCTGGTCGCCGGTGCCCTAGGCATGATCTTCGGTCTGCTGCTCTACACCACCCGCCAGGGCAACATCCTGGCTAACCGCTTCGTCAACATCCTGCTGAACGTCGTGGTCAACGTGGTACGCCCCATCCCCTTCATCATCCTGCTCGCTGCCCTGGGCCCCCTGACCCAGATGGTGGTCGGTACCCGCCTGGGCGTCAACGCAGCCATCTTCGCCATGGTCTTTGGCGCTACCTTCGCTATCGCCCGCATCGTCGAGCAGAACATGGTTTCCATCGACCCCGGTGTTATTGAGGCCGCCCGCGCCATGGGCGCCTCCAAGATGCGCATCCTCTTCACCGTCATGATCCCCGAAGCCCTCGGCCCGCTGATCCTGGGCTACACCTTCCTGGTCATCGGCGTGGTCGACATGTCAGCTATGGCCGGCTACATCGGCGGTGGCGGCCTGGGTAAGGTCGCCCTGGTGGACGGCTACCAGCGCTTCAACGAAGTCATCACCTGGTCGGTTGTCGCCGTCATTATTATTCTGGTGCAGCTCATCCAGCTGGTGGGCAACATGCTGGCCCGCAAGGTCATGCGCCGATAA
- a CDS encoding Abi family protein, producing MSRLPFAKQAQNSQVLRAKLACQGLSDQDQVLPAFLTQVDYYRFKGYAWFFFEDKTNHTAQARFIPGTDAAEILDLYEFDAELRGYIMKLSEIIEVWLRAAMIRHFPSNGDPLAYATQPGLYFAEDKHEQDLHELKRLLKKNETLPFVRAFYSKYDSEYPPLWIATEVMSFGLLSKWYSNIKDASVRKKIALEVGLQAPAFESFLRVFTIFRNAAAHHSRVWNLASAVQGVTLRKPPELLSESLDGADTSKINFVLAIAVYIARQLGTGEKCIPGLRQLLINASGAMLDEMDIPDGFEQFELWA from the coding sequence ATGTCTAGACTTCCTTTTGCGAAACAGGCTCAGAACAGCCAAGTCCTGAGAGCCAAGCTCGCCTGTCAAGGGCTAAGCGACCAAGACCAGGTCCTTCCCGCTTTTCTAACCCAGGTCGATTACTACCGTTTCAAGGGCTACGCATGGTTCTTCTTCGAAGATAAAACTAACCATACTGCACAGGCCCGATTTATTCCTGGAACCGATGCTGCAGAGATTCTTGATTTATACGAGTTCGATGCTGAACTTCGAGGCTATATTATGAAGCTCTCTGAAATCATTGAAGTCTGGCTACGGGCCGCAATGATTAGGCATTTCCCCTCAAATGGCGACCCCCTTGCCTACGCGACACAGCCTGGTCTGTATTTTGCAGAAGACAAGCACGAGCAAGACCTTCACGAGCTGAAGCGGCTTTTGAAGAAGAATGAGACCTTACCCTTTGTGAGGGCCTTCTATTCGAAGTATGACTCGGAGTACCCACCTTTATGGATCGCAACTGAGGTTATGAGCTTCGGTCTCCTTTCGAAATGGTATTCAAATATTAAGGATGCCTCTGTGCGCAAGAAGATCGCGCTTGAAGTGGGCTTACAGGCTCCCGCTTTTGAAAGTTTTCTGAGGGTATTCACTATTTTTCGAAACGCAGCTGCCCACCACAGTAGGGTGTGGAACCTTGCATCAGCGGTGCAGGGTGTTACCCTACGAAAGCCTCCAGAGCTTCTTAGTGAGTCACTCGATGGCGCAGATACCTCTAAAATCAACTTTGTTCTTGCAATAGCTGTTTACATTGCGCGGCAACTTGGAACAGGGGAAAAATGTATTCCAGGGCTAAGGCAGCTCCTCATCAATGCAAGTGGGGCAATGCTCGATGAAATGGACATTCCAGACGGGTTTGAGCAGTTCGAATTGTGGGCCTAG
- a CDS encoding HAD family phosphatase, with protein sequence MFELHSAPTHFAPACAVFDCDGVLLDSETLWGEIQAEMFKHYRVELTPELEASLVGISAGDLADRLSALTPLASEFDGSPEAFRDSVYTTITTTEFDIIDRGVTTIDGALDAIKLLSAKIPVAVASNSGGKLLTKKLTHFGYAPYLDTWVSFHDVEEGKPAPDIYLEATRRLGFAPEQALTVEDSVTGMTAATAAGTNCLIYQVEPDAATPTPLLTAGIGRFSSFTDPDFLAQLHAWVGHLPDRDR encoded by the coding sequence ATGTTTGAACTTCACTCAGCCCCCACCCACTTTGCCCCCGCCTGCGCCGTCTTCGACTGCGACGGCGTCCTACTCGACTCAGAAACCCTTTGGGGCGAAATCCAGGCCGAAATGTTCAAACACTACCGGGTAGAGCTCACCCCCGAACTCGAAGCTTCCCTCGTCGGCATCTCAGCCGGCGATCTTGCCGACCGTCTCTCAGCCCTCACCCCGCTGGCGTCCGAATTCGACGGCTCCCCCGAAGCCTTCCGCGACAGCGTCTACACCACCATCACTACCACCGAGTTCGATATCATCGACCGCGGCGTCACCACCATCGACGGCGCCCTCGACGCCATCAAACTGCTTTCAGCAAAAATCCCCGTGGCGGTAGCGTCCAACTCCGGCGGCAAGCTACTGACCAAAAAACTCACCCACTTCGGCTACGCCCCCTACCTGGATACCTGGGTCTCCTTCCACGACGTCGAAGAAGGCAAGCCCGCCCCCGACATCTACCTCGAAGCAACCCGCCGCCTGGGCTTCGCCCCCGAGCAGGCCCTCACCGTTGAAGACTCCGTCACCGGCATGACCGCAGCCACCGCCGCTGGCACCAACTGCCTGATTTACCAGGTAGAGCCGGACGCCGCCACCCCCACTCCCCTACTGACGGCAGGTATCGGGCGGTTCAGCTCCTTCACCGACCCCGACTTCCTCGCCCAGCTTCACGCCTGGGTAGGGCACCTGCCCGACCGCGACCGCTAA